The following proteins come from a genomic window of Chryseobacterium glaciei:
- a CDS encoding T9SS type A sorting domain-containing protein encodes MKNIYKISRKALLACSLFGFSVADAQLTVMATGNYTVGGISDNGIVSMHTSGGDIFKWDAVNGMVQIGTLTNGYPAAGRTLISSDRTKIGSSATNVATSFNEISTYNVTTSTWTNQGGLVPTGWDGSVSSTWGMTPNGNTIVGLGWISAASAHAVKWNAQNGVVDLGSMIPGSSSRANAVNTDGTVIVGWQDEFDGTRSGAKWVNGVESFIKDSNGDNVGEAGDVSADGNTIIGTGYPEPYVWNSVSGLIYITHPNSSAFFRGGATGISANGQTVIGFFRPFPGPPMTGEGFIWTQAGGRVNLNDYATTVGVNTQGVTMSLPLAISQDGKKIAGIGMNSSSQTVAFYLQLPNDVLATNETVKNKTNASIYPNPVKDILYIKGAGKIEKAEVYNMVGQKVISLNSVQDQVDVASLSKGNYILQIHVKGEVSQSYKFIKE; translated from the coding sequence ATGAAAAATATTTATAAAATTTCAAGGAAAGCATTGTTAGCTTGTAGTTTGTTTGGATTTTCAGTGGCTGATGCACAGCTCACGGTAATGGCAACAGGTAATTATACTGTTGGCGGTATTTCTGATAACGGAATCGTAAGTATGCACACGAGCGGTGGAGATATTTTTAAATGGGACGCCGTAAATGGAATGGTTCAGATCGGAACATTAACCAATGGCTATCCCGCAGCAGGAAGAACGCTTATTTCCAGTGACAGAACAAAGATAGGTTCTTCAGCTACAAATGTGGCGACAAGTTTTAATGAGATTTCAACCTATAATGTAACAACTTCTACCTGGACGAATCAGGGCGGGCTTGTTCCTACAGGATGGGACGGAAGCGTAAGTTCAACTTGGGGAATGACACCCAACGGTAATACAATTGTAGGTTTGGGCTGGATTTCTGCGGCAAGCGCGCACGCCGTAAAATGGAATGCTCAGAATGGAGTAGTAGATCTCGGAAGTATGATTCCCGGAAGCAGCTCCAGAGCAAATGCTGTAAATACTGACGGAACTGTAATCGTTGGCTGGCAAGACGAATTTGACGGAACCAGAAGCGGTGCAAAATGGGTAAACGGAGTAGAAAGTTTTATTAAAGATAGTAATGGCGATAATGTAGGGGAAGCCGGAGATGTTTCGGCAGACGGAAATACAATTATCGGAACAGGTTATCCAGAACCTTATGTTTGGAACAGTGTGTCCGGACTTATATACATAACACATCCTAATTCCTCCGCTTTCTTCAGAGGTGGTGCGACCGGAATATCAGCTAACGGACAAACAGTGATTGGCTTTTTCAGGCCTTTCCCCGGACCGCCCATGACTGGAGAAGGCTTTATATGGACTCAGGCAGGAGGACGTGTTAATTTAAATGATTATGCCACGACGGTAGGTGTCAATACACAAGGTGTGACGATGTCTCTTCCGTTAGCAATATCTCAAGATGGTAAAAAGATTGCAGGAATAGGAATGAATTCCTCAAGTCAGACGGTTGCTTTTTATCTTCAGCTTCCGAATGACGTTCTTGCAACTAATGAAACAGTAAAAAATAAAACCAATGCATCAATTTATCCTAATCCGGTAAAAGATATTCTTTACATAAAAGGAGCCGGTAAAATTGAAAAAGCAGAAGTATACAATATGGTCGGTCAAAAAGTAATATCATTAAATTCCGTGCAAGATCAGGTTGACGTAGCATCTTTATCTAAAGGGAATTATATATTACAAATTCATGTGAAAGGGGAAGTTTCGCAGAGTTATAAATTCATCAAAGAGTAA